The following coding sequences are from one Asterias amurensis chromosome 8, ASM3211899v1 window:
- the LOC139940769 gene encoding integrase/recombinase xerD homolog, translating to MSSRAHSTTIKYSNSWKRWESWASSKTGVKSFPVNPTDFALYLSSFYSSGHKTAADSAAAAVAWAHSLAGLPSPTNDPLVKTTIQGYKRLTASTPNRKEPVTPEIMAKLYNAHGQPSAALGDLRILFVCFVCYAGFLRFNDISNVRRTDCSILSDSLVIHLCKSKTDQYRQGNNITIARTFQPTCPVVITERYFQAMGDPDTSPLPVLRRMTRSKTGLVPTTHGLSYTRTREIVLEALRPFVPDIHKFGLHSLRSGGASAASKALLPSHLISMHGRWKTEKARNAYIKTDPQTRLLPSSVLGI from the coding sequence ATGTCATCAAGAGCACACTCAACAACGATAAAATACAGCAATAGTTGGAAACGATGGGAATCATGGGCTTCATCCAAGACCGGCGTCAAATCATTTCCCGTCAACCCAACAGATTTCGCCCTatatttgtcttcattttattcatccGGTCATAAAACGGCAGCAGATTCTGCAGCAGCTGCTGTTGCCTGGGCACATAGCTTGGCTGGATTACCGTCACCTACAAACGATCCATTGGTCAAAACAACCATACAAGGCTACAAGAGACTCACAGCCTCTACCCCAAATCGGAAGGAACCGGTAACACCTGAAATCATGGCAAAACTTTATAATGCTCACGGTCAACCTAGTGCAGCATTAGGCGATTTACGCATCCTATTCGTATGCTTTGTCTGTTACGCAGGTTTCCTTCGTTTCAACGACATCAGTAATGTAAGACGAACGGACTGTAGTATACTCAGTGACAGTCTCGTCATACATTTATGCAAGTCAAAAACTGATCAATACCGCCAGGGCAATAATATAACAATTGCAAGAACATTTCAGCCAACCTGTCCAGTTGTAATCACAGAACGATATTTCCAAGCAATGGGCGATCCTGACACTTCTCCTCTACCGGTACTTCGCAGAATGACACGTTCCAAAACCGGTCTCGTTCCTACTACTCATGGGTTAAGCTACACCAGAACCAGAGAGATTGTACTAGAAGCCCTCCGACCATTCGTTCCAGATATTCACAAGTTCGGACTCCATAGCCTGAGGTCAGGCGGTGCATCCGCAGCTTCAAAGGCCCTACTCCCATCTCACTTAATATCCATGCACGGAAGATGGAAAACCGAAAAGGCCAGAAATGCATACATAAAAACTGATCCGCAAACACGTTTGCTCCCCTCATCTGTACTTggaatttga
- the LOC139940884 gene encoding sushi domain-containing protein 2-like produces MESLKGQGLWLLVLLILATSEQVKADNPSTLDKQPKCFGISRGKNFILGFADFADNWWDTIFDDIHLSIVVVAFSDQKTTVTISSKHHVEGQPLYERFDLEAGGYRITNVSTELLMNGTERSFKGIEVTATSEVSVYGLSSYYPYSTDGFLGIPVSSLGLQYIVTPTLFFTSFAVIGTEESTSVQVTLRGPVTFEGQSYSPGDQLNFMVDRLEAIQIQGSQDFTGSLIQANKPIATFTNSRWYGLKEQFIPVKSWGQNHIYTAFQSTDQNLYQIIAYFSGTSVTIPKIGKLNLNTGEVWDGWLSGSGLVSSSQPTLMLQTLQSIKNNSVYPSLIQVPAIEQFGYVFGFVTPPNARVDSGGYFNFINIVVKTNAQETVHLNGSPINGSQIPVHENKVPNTNYTALSVQLPKGEGVYFVEQTDPLSSPLSVIVYGYGSVYFESYGYAAGLSLPSNGQILHFSTYYLRELGGETFRITLQCLQDEVQSYKTSKCKFLTGIGNILISGHSVDPYTTVCITPTFYMNGFTSVYVSLDEGETFPYSGVVYITSEEYLPPLITVNQKQTSTGNGVIDLTKDDDLFLTWDPYSVGEGIETVNIIMQDSDYNGDGHPVLLEGVSLKNNVLNNGKIQISTELINDKSLTTAWPSLVAFYLQPNGQQSSPNRFYSGVNHVTKFLPKSCSLFLERLKNIPKGLPPCPCTFAQASVDSLNFVLSNEFISFYHPGAKDCFRSTTSSSLGSGQQCCYAKDGNILIGPPGGGTADRYSPEDHFWKHQWYDVLPWFGCCKSTQNCKTYYNYRPSDDCSKYVPPLPAAGTGDPHITSLDGKRFTFNGAGEFLMASSILHDLIFQSRMEVYHQTNACVYTAFVVQMTDSSTVQVQISNSNEVLVLVDGEQLLMRSSRVQVQHFRGFRLSFTSDFSEIRIAFNAGIAIIVYIKHDFMSFTAQLNEKFKDQVQGLLGNLNGDPEDDFQFPNGTIMNPESSMEEIHKYGLHWLVVKEESIFTYLSPYDYNTYYLPDFLPTFDVPNPHDVSPEIKDLCGSSLECIFDAVTTGSLSFANETLLVSGIINQIQKSSVKLVSCGFPGSVDNAIMTGSVYLVNSTVEVKCFDGFTLEKGLPTLTCQSNGQWSSTLPLCTMMKDDALADVGLSTLAIIFIVLGAISLCLIIIITTFFIVKQKQKNKIAGGSLDMLRVGDSK; encoded by the coding sequence atGGAGAGCCTGAAAGGTCAAGGACTGTGGTTACTGGTTTTATTGATACTAGCCACATCTGAACAGGTAAAGGCTGACAATCCATCGACTCTGGACAAGCAGCCAAAATGCTTTGGCATATCCAGGGGTAAAAATTTCATCCTTGGCTTCGCTGATTTCGCTGATAACTGGTGGGACACTATTTTCGATGACATACACCTTTCCATAGTTGTAGTGGCGTTTAGTGATCAGAAAACCACTGTGACTATAAGCAGCAAGCACCATGTGGAGGGTCAGCCTCTATATGAAAGATTTGATCTTGAGGCTGGAGGGTACAGAATAACAAATGTATCTACAGAGCTGCTTATGAATGGTACAGAAAGAAGCTTCAAAGGTATTGAGGTAACAGCTACCAGTGAGGTTTCAGTGTATGGTTTATCATCCTACTACCCTTACTCAACAGATGGCTTTCTTGGCATACCGGTAAGCAGCCTTGGCTTGCAGTACATCGTAACACCAACCTTATTTTTCACAAGCTTTGCTGTAATCGGTACAGAAGAATCCACTTCAGTTCAAGTAACCCTACGTGGACCAGTAACATTTGAAGGGCAGTCATACAGTCCAGGTGATCAGCTGAACTTCATGGTTGACAGATTAGAAGCCATTCAAATACAAGGATCCCAGGACTTTACTGGAAGTCTCATTCAAGCCAACAAACCCATTGCTACATTTACTAACAGTAGATGGTACGGGTTGAAGGAACAATTCATACCAGTCAAGAGTTGGGGACAGAATCATATCTACACAGCATTCCAAAGTACAGATCAAAACTTATATCAGATAATTGCTTACTTCAGCGGCACCAGTGTTACCATCCCAAAGATTGGGAAACTAAATTTGAACACAGGGGAGGTTTGGGACGGTTGGCTTTCAGGATCTGGTCTGGTTTCGTCAAGCCAGCCAACTCTAATGTTGCAGACGCTCCAGTCCATTAAGAATAATAGTGTATACCCTTCCCTGATACAGGTTCCTGCTATAGAACAGTTTGGGtatgtgtttggttttgtgaCCCCACCCAATGCTAGAGTAGATTCTGGAGGATACTTCAATTTTATCAACATCGTTGTTAAGACAAATGCACAGGAGACTGTGCATCTCAATGGCTCTCCAATAAATGGATCTCAAATACCCGTACATGAAAACAAAGTTCCAAATACAAACTACACGGCACTCTCTGTCCAACTCCCTAAAGGAGAAGGGGTGTACTTTGTAGAGCAAACTGATCCTCTTTCATCACCATTGTCTGTTATTGTTTATGGCTATGGTTCCGTATATTTTGAATCATATGGCTATGCTGCAGGTTTGTCCCTTCCAAGTAACGGGCAAATCCTCCACTTTTCCACATACTACCTAAGAGAACTTGGTGGTGAAACTTTTAGGATAACTTTACAATGCTTGCAAGATGAAGTTCAATCATACAAAACctcaaaatgcaaatttttaacAGGTATTGGAAATATCTTGATTTCTGGACACTCTGTTGATCCCTACACCACCGTCTGCATTACACCAACCTTTTACATGAATGGATTTACTTCAGTCTATGTGTCTCTGGATGAAGGAGAGACATTTCCTTACTCTGGTGTTGTCTATATTACATCGGAAGAATACTTGCCTCCACTTATCACAGTCAATCAAAAGCAGACATCAACAGGAAACGGAGTTATTGACTTAACAAAAGATGATGATCTTTTCTTAACATGGGACCCTTACAGTGTAGGTGAGGGAATAGAGACAGTGAATATCATAATGCAAGATTCTGATTACAACGGGGATGGCCATCCAGTCCTTCTAGAAGGAGTTTCCCTTAAGAACAATGTCTTGAACAACGGCAAGATTCAGATCTCTACAGAGTTGATAAATGACAAAAGCTTAACTACGGCATGGCCATCACTTGTAGCTTTTTACCTGCAACCAAATGGCCAACAGAGCAGCCCAAACAGGTTTTACTCTGGAGTGAATCATGTTACAAAGTTCCTGCctaaatcctgctcattgttcCTAGAAAGGTTAAAGAATATTCCTAAAGGCTTACCACCATGTCCATGCACCTTTGCCCAGGCCAGTGTAGATTCTCTTAACTTTGTCTTATCAAATGAGTTTATTTCTTTCTACCATCCTGGAGCAAAAGACTGCTTTAGGTCAACCACATCATCATCTCTTGGATCTGGCCAACAGTGCTGCTATGCCAAGGATGGTAACATACTCATAGGTCCCCCAGGGGGTGGCACTGCTGATCGATACAGTCCTGAGGATCATTTCTGGAAACATCAATGGTATGATGTGTTGCCATGGTTTGGCTGTTGTAAATCTACACAAAACTGCAAGACGTACTACAACTACCGTCCATCTGATGACTGCTCTAAATACGTCCCTCCTTTGCCAGCAGCAGGGACTGGAGATCCTCACATAACAAGTCTAGACGGCAAGAGGTTCACCTTCAATGGGGCTGGAGAGTTCCTGATGGCTTCCTCGATACTTCATGACCTCATCTTCCAATCCCGCATGGAGGTATACCACCAAACTAATGCCTGTGTGTACACTGCTTTTGTTGTCCAGATGACTGACTCTTCTACTGTCCAGGTACAGATATCTAACTCCAATGAGGTGCTGGTTCTTGTAGATGGTGAGCAACTACTTATGAGGTCAAGCCGTGTCCAAGTTCAACACTTCAGAGGCTTTCGATTAAGTTTCACCTCCGACTTCTCTGAAATCAGAATTGCATTCAATGCTGGTATTGCCATCATCGTGTACATCAAACATGACTTTATGTCATTTACGGCACAGCTGAATGAAAAGTTCAAAGACCAAGTCCAAGGACTTCTGGGTAACCTGAATGGAGATCCAGAAGACGACTTTCAATTCCCAAATGGTACCATCATGAATCCAGAGTCTTCCATGGAAGAAATCCACAAATATGGGCTACATTGGCTTGTGGTAAAAGAGGAATCCATATTCACTTATCTTTCCCCATATGACTACAACACTTACTATTTGCCTGATTTTTTGCCAACTTTTGATGTCCCAAACCCACATGATGTAAGTCCAGAGATCAAAGATTTGTGTGGAAGTTCTCTTGAATGCATATTTGATGCTGTGACCACTGGAAGCCTGTCTTTTGCAAATGAAACACTACTAGTGTCTGGCATCATCAATCAAATTCAGAAATCTTCAGTCAAACTTGTCAGTTGTGGTTTTCCTGGAAGTGTGGACAATGCAATCATGACGGGGTCTGTATATCTTGTGAACTCAACTGTGGAGGTCAAATGCTTTGATGGATTTACTCTGGAGAAGGGTTTACCCACTTTAACCTGCCAGAGTAATGGACAGTGGTCATCTACCCTTCCCTTGTGTACCATGATGAAAGATGATGCATTAGCCGATGTAGGTCTGAGTACACTGGCAATCATCTTCATAGTCCTTGGGGCAATCAGTCTCTGTCTGATCATTATTATCACAACCTTCTTCATCgtcaaacagaaacaaaaaaacaagattgctgGTGGATCATTAGACATGCTAAGAGTAGGGGAcagtaaataa
- the LOC139940890 gene encoding sushi domain-containing protein 2-like — translation MESLKCQGLWLLVLLILATSEQVKVDNPSTLDKQPKCFGISRGKNFILGFVDFPFNWWDTIFDDIHLSIVVVAFSDQQTTVTISSKHHVEGQPLYERFDLEAGGYRITNVSTELLMNGTERSFKGIEVTATSEVSVYGLSYNHLYTTDGFLGIPVSSLGLQYIVTPGLFSTRANFAVIGTENSTSVQVTLRGPVTFEGQSYSPGDQLNFMVDRLEAIHIQGSQDFTGSLIQANKPIATFTSCRWYRLKEQFIPVKSWGQNHIYTAFQSTNQNFYQIIAYFSGTSVTIPKIGTLNLNAGEVWEGWLSGSGLVSSSQPTLMLQMLQSIKNNQVQYSLIQVPAIEQFGYVFGFVTPPNARADSGGYFNFISMVVKTNAQETVHLNGSPINGSQIPVHENKVPNTNYTALSVQLPKGEGVYFVEQTDPLSSPLSVMVHGYEGYRSYGYAAGLSLPSNGQILHFSTYYLRELGGETFKITLPCLQDEVQSYKTSKCKFLTGIGNILVSGYSVDSYTTVWITPTFYMNGFTSVYVSVDEGKTFPYSGVVYITSEEYLPPLITVNQTQTSTGNGVIDLTKDDDLFLTWDPYSVGEGIETVNIIMQDSDYNGDGHPVLLEGVSLMNNVLNNGKIQISIELINDKSLTTGWPSLVAFYLQPNGQQSSPNRFYSGVNRVTKFLPKSCSMFLERLKNVPKGLPPCPCTFAQASVDSLNFVLSNEFISFYHPGAKDCFRSTTSSSLGSGQQCCYAKDGNILIGPPGGGTADRYSPEDHFWKHQWYDVLPWFGCCKFTHNCKTYYKYRPSDDCSKYVPPLPAAGTGDPHITSLDGKRFTFNGAGEFLMASSILHDLIFQSRMEVYHQTNACVYTAFVVQMNDSSTVQVQISNSNEVLVLVDGEQLLMRSSLVKVYHFRGFRLSFTSDFSEIRIAFNAGIAIIVYIKHDFMSFTAQLNEKFKDQVQGLLGNLNGDPEDDFQFPNGTIMNPESSMEEIHKYGLHWLVVKEESIFTYLSPYDYNTYYLPDFLPTFDVPNPHDVSPEIKDLCGSSLECIFDAVTTGSLSFANETLLVTGIIDNIQKSSVKLVSCGFPGSVDNAIMTGSVYLVNSTVEVKCFDGFTLEKGLPTLTCQSNGQWSSTLPLCTMMKDDA, via the coding sequence atGGAGAGCCTGAAGTGTCAAGGACTGTGGTTACTGGTTTTATTGATACTAGCCACATCTGAACAGGTAAAGGTTGACAATCCATCGACTCTGGACAAGCAGCCAAAATGCTTTGGCATATCCAGAGGTAAAAATTTCATCCTTGGCTTCGTTGATTTCCCTTTTAACTGGTGGGACACTATTTTCGATGACATACACCTTTCCATAGTTGTAGTGGCGTTTAGTGATCAGCAAACCACTGTGACTATAAGCAGCAAGCACCATGTGGAGGGTCAGCCTCTATATGAAAGATTTGATCTTGAGGCTGGAGGGTACAGAATAACAAATGTATCTACAGAGCTGCTTATGAATGGTACAGAAAGAAGCTTCAAAGGTATTGAGGTAACAGCCACCAGTGAGGTTTCAGTGTATGGTTTATCATACAACCACCTTTACACAACAGATGGCTTTCTTGGCATACCGGTAAGCAGCCTTGGCTTGCAGTACATCGTAACACCAGGCTTATTTTCTACAAGAGCCAACTTTGCTGTAATCGGTACAGAAAATTCCACTTCAGTTCAAGTAACCCTACGTGGACCAGTAACATTTGAAGGGCAGTCATACAGTCCAGGTGATCAGCTGAACTTCATGGTTGACAGATTAGAAGCCATTCACATACAAGGATCCCAGGACTTTACTGGAAGTCTCATTCAAGCCAACAAACCCATTGCTACATTTACTAGCTGTAGATGGTACAGGTTGAAGGAACAATTCATACCAGTCAAGAGTTGGGGACAGAATCATATCTACACAGCATTCCAAAGTACCAATCAAAACTTCTATCAGATAATTGCTTACTTCAGCGGCACCAGTGTTACCATCCCAAAGATTGGGACTCTGAATTTGAACGCAGGGGAGGTTTGGGAGGGTTGGCTTTCAGGATCTGGTCTGGTTTCTTCAAGCCAGCCAACTCTAATGTTGCAGATGCTTCAGTCCATTAAGAATAATCAAGTACAATATTCCCTGATACAGGTTCCTGCTATAGAACAGTTTGGGtatgtgtttggttttgtgaCCCCACCCAATGCTAGAGCAGATTCTGGAGGATACTTCAATTTTATCAGCATGGTTGTCAAGACAAATGCACAGGAGACTGTGCATCTCAATGGCTCTCCAATAAATGGATCTCAAATACCCGTACATGAAAACAAAGTTCCAAATACAAACTACACGGCACTCTCTGTCCAACTCCCTAAAGGAGAAGGGGTGTATTTTGTAGAGCAAACTGATCCTCTTTCATCACCATTGTCTGTTATGGTTCATGGCTACGAAGGTTATAGATCATATGGCTATGCTGCAGGTTTATCCCTTCCAAGTAACGGGCAAATCCTCCACTTTTCCACATACTACCTAAGAGAACTTGGTGGTGAAACTTTTAAGATAACTTTACCATGCTTGCAAGATGAAGTTCAATCATACAAAACctcaaaatgcaaatttttaacAGGTATTGGGAATATCTTGGTGTCTGGATACTCTGTTGATTCCTACACCACCGTCTGGATTACACCAACCTTTTACATGAATGGATTTACTTCAGTCTATGTGTCTGTGGATGAAGGAAAGACATTTCCTTACTCTGGTGTTGTCTATATTACATCAGAAGAATACTTGCCTCCACTTATCACAGTCAATCAAACGCAGACATCAACTGGAAACGGAGTTATTGACTTAACAAAAGATGATGATCTTTTCTTAACATGGGACCCTTACAGTGTAGGTGAGGGAATAGAGACAGTGAATATCATAATGCAAGATTCTGATTACAACGGGGATGGCCATCCAGTCCTTCTAGAAGGAGTTTCCCTCATGAACAATGTCTTGAACAATGGCAAGATTCAGATCTCTATAGAGTTGATAAATGACAAAAGCTTAACTACGGGATGGCCATCACTTGTAGCTTTTTACCTGCAACCAAATGGCCAACAGAGCAGCCCAAACAGATTTTACTCTGGAGTGAATCGTGTTACAAAGTTCCTGCCTAAATCCTGCTCAATGTTCCTAGAAAGGTTAAAGAATGTTCCTAAAGGCTTACCACCATGTCCATGCACCTTTGCCCAGGCCAGTGTAGATTCTCTTAACTTTGTCTTATCAAATGAGTTTATTTCTTTCTACCATCCTGGAGCAAAAGACTGCTTTAGGTCAACCACATCATCATCTCTTGGATCTGGCCAACAGTGCTGCTATGCCAAGGATGGTAACATACTCATAGGTCCCCCAGGGGGTGGCACTGCTGATCGATACAGTCCTGAGGATCATTTCTGGAAACATCAATGGTATGATGTGCTGCCATGGTTTGGCTGTTGTAAATTTACACATAACTGCAAGACGTACTACAAGTACCGTCCATCTGATGACTGCTCTAAATACGTCCCTCCTTTGCCAGCAGCAGGGACTGGAGATCCTCACATAACAAGTCTAGACGGCAAGAGGTTCACCTTCAATGGGGCTGGAGAGTTCCTGATGGCTTCCTCGATACTTCATGACCTCATCTTCCAATCCCGCATGGAGGTATACCACCAAACTAATGCCTGTGTGTACACTGCTTTTGTTGTCCAGATGAACGACTCTTCTACTGTCCAGGTACAGATTTCTAACTCCAATGAGGTGCTGGTTCTTGTAGATGGTGAACAACTACTCATGAGGTCAAGCCTTGTCAAAGTTTACCACTTCAGAGGCTTTCGATTAAGTTTTACATCCGACTTCTCTGAAATCAGAATTGCATTCAATGCTGGTATTGCCATCATCGTGTACATCAAACATGACTTTATGTCATTTACGGCACAGCTGAATGAAAAGTTCAAAGACCAAGTCCAAGGACTTCTGGGTAACCTGAATGGAGATCCAGAAGACGACTTTCAATTCCCAAATGGTACCATCATGAATCCAGAGTCTTCCATGGAAGAAATCCACAAATATGGGCTACATTGGCTTGTGGTAAAAGAGGAATCCATATTCACTTATCTTTCCCCATATGACTACAACACTTACTATTTGCCTGATTTTTTGCCAACTTTTGATGTCCCAAACCCACATGATGTAAGTCCAGAGATCAAAGATTTGTGTGGAAGTTCTCTTGAATGCATATTTGATGCTGTGACCACTGGAAGCCTGTCTTTTGCAAATGAAACACTACTAGTGACTGGCATCATCGATAATATTCAGAAATCTTCAGTCAAACTTGTCAGTTGTGGTTTTCCTGGAAGTGTGGACAATGCAATCATGACAGGGTCTGTATATCTTGTAAACTCAACTGTGGAGGTCAAATGCTTTGATGGATTTACTCTGGAGAAGGGTTTACCCACTTTAACCTGCCAGAGTAATGGACAGTGGTCATCTACCCTTCCCTTGTGTACCATGATGAAAGACGATGCATAA